One genomic window of Candidatus Borreliella tachyglossi includes the following:
- a CDS encoding DUF685 domain-containing protein: MPDGDNGKLLVDEIDTIQIKDLNRVASVNNSDLLPVDDGIANLNAITFENFLKTVKDKTFRGEGLGEFKQVIKSTIASELANDDSFVNRVYSSILSKILNNQSSSISNLFSKIESELKRSIKAYSKMSSSDKLLIMSSYNELQKVPPPKQIMGIPSSFTIQRASNKSRYLYPYEYTRKSLILDLINNKEVTLMFDDDDRDEAVYLDIFLSVETGTVDNERSVYTKYSDETGKLKVFHLHSRNVKFMISLFSGWYMHERVPGTTAVGYVPLLLKI, from the coding sequence ATGCCTGATGGTGATAATGGAAAATTACTAGTTGACGAGATTGATACTATACAAATAAAAGACTTAAATAGAGTTGCTAGCGTCAATAATAGCGACCTATTACCAGTTGATGATGGTATTGCAAACCTTAATGCTATCACTTTTGAAAACTTCCTAAAGACCGTAAAGGACAAAACATTTAGAGGAGAGGGTTTAGGTGAGTTTAAACAAGTCATAAAAAGTACTATAGCTAGCGAACTAGCAAATGATGATAGTTTTGTTAATAGAGTGTATTCCAGCATACTAAGTAAAATATTAAACAATCAATCTAGTAGTATTAGCAATCTTTTTAGCAAAATTGAGTCGGAACTCAAGCGAAGTATCAAGGCGTACTCTAAAATGTCCTCTAGTGATAAATTACTCATAATGAGCAGTTACAACGAGTTACAAAAAGTACCACCACCTAAACAAATTATGGGTATACCATCAAGTTTTACAATTCAAAGAGCATCCAATAAAAGTAGATATCTATATCCCTATGAATATACAAGAAAATCACTTATCCTAGACTTAATAAACAATAAAGAAGTTACCTTAATGTTTGACGATGATGATCGAGATGAAGCTGTATATTTAGATATATTTCTTAGTGTAGAAACTGGTACAGTTGACAATGAAAGGAGTGTATACACTAAATATAGTGATGAAACGGGAAAATTAAAAGTATTTCATCTTCATAGTAGAAATGTTAAGTTCATGATATCTTTATTTTCTGGTTGGTATATGCATGAAAGGGTGCCTGGAACTACAGCGGTTGGCTATGTACCATTATTGTTAAAAATTTAG
- a CDS encoding BlyA family holin, translated as MNNINIAELLMNINEIKLIVISAFVLALVSLLVILFKPVLKDILHIFISKFKNKDGKD; from the coding sequence ATGAATAACATAAATATCGCTGAATTATTAATGAATATCAATGAGATTAAGTTAATTGTCATATCTGCTTTTGTATTAGCTTTAGTATCACTACTAGTTATTTTATTTAAACCTGTGCTTAAGGACATTTTACATATTTTTATTTCTAAATTTAAGAATAAGGATGGGAAAGACTAA